A window from Frischella perrara encodes these proteins:
- a CDS encoding riboflavin synthase yields MFTGIVQGVGKIIQIIDKDKLRSFKIELPKHLMQNLQIGASIANDGCCLTLTGFGDNWVLFDIMQETLSITTLGDKKVGDYINIERSAKYGDEVGGHIMSGHVACTAKITQIIKTETNCTMVIEIPSLFQKYILYKGFIGIDGASLTIGKINDNQFSIHLIPETLAITTLKDKKEGDKVNIEIDSQTQAIVDTVERVMAMKEGKLD; encoded by the coding sequence ATGTTTACTGGAATTGTTCAGGGCGTAGGAAAAATAATACAGATTATAGATAAAGACAAATTGCGGAGTTTTAAAATAGAATTGCCTAAACACCTAATGCAAAACTTACAAATAGGTGCTTCAATCGCTAATGACGGTTGTTGCTTAACATTAACGGGGTTTGGTGATAATTGGGTACTATTTGACATTATGCAAGAGACTTTATCTATAACTACACTCGGAGATAAAAAAGTCGGAGATTATATTAATATTGAGCGTAGTGCTAAATATGGTGATGAAGTAGGGGGGCATATTATGTCCGGTCATGTTGCTTGTACTGCAAAGATTACTCAAATTATAAAGACAGAAACAAATTGTACGATGGTCATTGAAATACCATCGCTTTTTCAGAAATATATTTTATATAAAGGGTTTATTGGTATTGATGGAGCAAGCTTAACGATTGGCAAAATAAATGATAATCAATTTTCAATTCATCTAATTCCCGAAACATTAGCCATAACTACACTTAAAGATAAAAAAGAAGGTGATAAAGTCAATATTGAAATAGATAGTCAAACACAAGCTATTGTTGATACTGTCGAAAGAGTAATGGCTATGAAAGAAGGAAAATTGGATTAG
- the mfd gene encoding transcription-repair coupling factor, which translates to MSDIKLPTKAGTVLEYGQLIGSSLALFCAQVLAQHQGTIVIITDDMQQTTRLHEELKQYTSYPTLLFPDWETLPYDSFSPHQDIISERLSTLHQLPQLTQGVLILPINTLMQKVCPISYLNGHVFIMQKGQILSRENLRLQLENASYRHVSQVMEHGEYATRGALFDIFPMGSDVPYRIDFFDNEVDSIRIFDVETQRTLDEINQIQLLPAHEFPFDKSAIELFRSQWRENFPVRLESESLYQQVSKNILPTGIEYWQRLFFNEPLIPLFDYLPENTLLISTKNIHNHAEKFWLDIQAQYESRNVDPMRPLLQPKDIWLNTNETFALFKRYPRISISQENLMTKNAVNMHFTELPDLAIQIQQKEPYLLFKQFINNFEGNIIFSVESEGRREALQDILRRIQIFPTFIKKIDDIQVDSVNQFYLMIGASEKGFIDQTNHFAIITENELLGRRIIRRRKETKQTINTDALIGSLAELTPGKPVVHLEHGIGRYAGLTTLEAGGVTAEYLILIYANDTKLYVPVSSLNLISRYSGGNEENAPLNKLGTDAWSKARLKAAEKVRDVAAELLDIYAQRESKPGFAFKQDREQYELFCQSFPYQETDDQLNAIGAVIGDMCAPYAMDRLVCGDVGFGKTEVAMRAAFLAVINHKQVAVLVPTTLLAQQHYENFCDRFANWPIRIESLSRFKTAKQQQQVIQALEDGKVDIVIGTHKLLQADVKWHDLGLLIIDEEHRFGVRQKERIKAMRANVDILTLTATPIPRTLNMAMSGMRDLSIIATAPARRLAVKTFVREYDNYVIREAILREILRGGQVYYLHNDVADIENRRDKLQELIPEARIAIGHGQMHERELERVMNDFHHQRYNLLICTTIIETGIDIPNANTIIIERADKFGLAQLHQLRGRVGRSYHQAYAYLLTPPPKALTKEAKMRLDAIASLEDLGAGFALATHDLEIRGAGELLGEDQSGQIESIGFNLYIELLDEAVKSLKSGKEPSLDTLLNNQQTEIELRLPALIPDDFIPDVNARLSLYKRIASIDDLNQLTDIKIEMIDRFGKLPDPVLFLLELTKLRYIAQQLGIKKIELTKKGGYIEFSEANQVSVDYLISLIQKDPRSYRLDGQNRLKLLRMELQGQQRIDYLMNLLEQFALNKE; encoded by the coding sequence ATGTCTGATATAAAACTACCCACAAAAGCTGGCACGGTATTGGAATATGGTCAGTTAATCGGTTCTTCCTTAGCATTATTTTGTGCGCAGGTATTAGCTCAACATCAGGGAACCATTGTAATTATTACAGATGACATGCAACAAACAACACGCTTGCATGAGGAATTAAAGCAATATACTTCCTATCCAACCCTATTATTTCCAGATTGGGAAACTCTACCCTATGACAGCTTCTCTCCGCACCAAGATATCATATCTGAACGGTTATCAACGCTTCATCAATTGCCTCAATTGACTCAAGGCGTATTAATTCTACCTATTAATACCCTGATGCAGAAAGTTTGTCCTATTTCCTATTTGAATGGGCATGTTTTTATTATGCAAAAAGGGCAAATTTTATCTCGCGAAAATCTAAGATTACAATTGGAAAATGCTAGTTATCGACATGTAAGTCAAGTCATGGAGCATGGAGAATATGCAACCAGAGGGGCATTATTCGATATTTTCCCTATGGGAAGTGATGTTCCTTATCGTATTGATTTCTTTGATAATGAAGTTGATAGTATCCGTATTTTTGATGTTGAGACACAACGAACTTTAGACGAAATTAATCAAATTCAATTATTGCCTGCCCATGAGTTTCCTTTTGATAAATCAGCAATAGAATTGTTTCGTTCCCAATGGCGTGAAAATTTTCCCGTACGCTTAGAATCAGAAAGTCTTTATCAACAAGTATCAAAAAATATTCTTCCCACCGGTATTGAGTATTGGCAGCGACTTTTTTTTAATGAACCACTCATCCCTTTATTTGATTACTTACCTGAAAATACGTTATTAATATCAACAAAGAATATCCATAATCATGCTGAAAAATTTTGGTTAGATATACAGGCTCAATACGAAAGTCGTAATGTGGATCCAATGCGTCCCCTACTTCAACCAAAGGATATTTGGTTAAATACCAATGAAACCTTTGCTTTATTTAAGCGCTATCCCCGAATATCTATTAGTCAAGAAAACTTAATGACTAAAAACGCGGTAAACATGCACTTTACCGAATTACCCGATTTAGCAATCCAAATTCAACAAAAAGAGCCCTATTTATTATTCAAACAATTTATTAATAACTTTGAAGGAAATATTATATTTTCAGTCGAATCTGAAGGCCGTCGTGAAGCCCTGCAAGATATATTGAGACGTATTCAAATTTTTCCTACTTTCATTAAAAAAATAGATGATATTCAAGTAGATTCAGTTAATCAGTTTTATTTAATGATAGGGGCAAGTGAAAAAGGGTTTATCGATCAAACAAATCACTTTGCCATCATAACTGAAAACGAGTTATTAGGTAGACGAATCATTCGTCGACGAAAAGAAACTAAGCAAACAATAAATACAGACGCTTTAATCGGTAGTTTAGCTGAATTGACGCCGGGTAAACCCGTAGTTCATTTAGAGCATGGTATTGGTCGTTATGCAGGATTAACCACTCTAGAAGCAGGTGGCGTTACAGCTGAATATTTAATATTAATTTATGCAAATGATACCAAACTCTATGTTCCTGTTTCCTCATTAAACTTGATCAGTCGTTATTCTGGTGGGAATGAAGAAAATGCACCACTCAATAAATTAGGTACCGATGCTTGGAGTAAGGCACGTCTAAAAGCTGCCGAAAAAGTACGTGATGTTGCTGCAGAATTATTGGACATTTATGCGCAACGTGAATCTAAACCAGGATTTGCATTTAAACAAGATCGTGAACAGTATGAATTATTTTGTCAAAGTTTTCCCTATCAAGAAACGGATGATCAATTAAATGCTATTGGTGCTGTGATTGGTGATATGTGCGCTCCATATGCAATGGATAGATTGGTTTGTGGTGATGTAGGTTTTGGCAAAACTGAAGTGGCCATGCGGGCTGCTTTTTTAGCCGTCATTAACCATAAACAAGTCGCAGTTTTAGTTCCAACAACGCTACTAGCTCAGCAACATTATGAGAATTTTTGTGATCGTTTTGCAAATTGGCCTATCAGAATTGAATCATTATCACGCTTTAAAACAGCCAAACAACAACAACAGGTTATACAAGCATTAGAAGATGGCAAAGTTGACATCGTTATTGGTACTCATAAATTGCTACAAGCTGACGTCAAATGGCATGATTTAGGTTTATTAATTATTGATGAAGAACATCGGTTTGGCGTTAGACAGAAAGAACGAATTAAAGCTATGCGCGCTAATGTTGATATTTTAACATTAACCGCTACACCTATTCCAAGAACTTTAAATATGGCAATGAGTGGTATGCGTGATTTATCGATCATCGCCACTGCACCCGCTAGAAGATTAGCTGTAAAAACCTTTGTTAGAGAATATGATAATTATGTAATTCGAGAAGCCATCTTACGTGAGATATTACGTGGCGGTCAGGTTTATTATTTGCATAATGATGTGGCGGATATTGAAAATCGGCGTGATAAATTACAGGAGCTTATTCCTGAAGCAAGGATTGCTATCGGTCACGGTCAAATGCATGAAAGAGAATTAGAACGTGTAATGAATGACTTTCATCACCAGCGCTATAATTTATTAATTTGTACAACAATTATTGAAACGGGAATAGATATTCCTAATGCTAATACAATTATTATTGAACGGGCTGATAAATTTGGGCTAGCACAATTACATCAATTACGTGGACGAGTTGGACGCTCCTACCATCAAGCATATGCTTATTTATTAACTCCCCCACCAAAAGCATTAACGAAAGAAGCAAAAATGCGATTAGATGCGATCGCTTCATTAGAAGATTTAGGAGCAGGTTTTGCTTTAGCTACTCATGATCTCGAAATACGCGGTGCTGGAGAGCTATTAGGTGAAGATCAAAGTGGTCAAATTGAATCAATCGGATTTAATTTATATATTGAATTACTTGATGAGGCAGTAAAATCTCTCAAATCAGGGAAAGAACCGTCGCTAGATACATTACTTAACAATCAGCAAACTGAAATCGAACTTAGATTACCGGCGTTAATTCCTGATGATTTTATTCCAGATGTAAACGCTCGTTTATCTTTATATAAACGAATAGCATCAATTGATGATCTTAATCAATTAACTGATATCAAAATAGAAATGATAGATCGCTTTGGTAAATTACCTGATCCGGTTTTATTTTTATTAGAATTGACTAAACTCCGTTATATTGCTCAACAACTTGGAATTAAGAAAATAGAATTAACTAAAAAAGGAGGTTACATAGAATTTAGTGAAGCGAATCAAGTATCGGTAGATTATCTTATTAGCCTAATCCAGAAAGACCCTAGAAGTTATCGTTTGGATGGTCAAAATAGACTTAAATTATTAAGAATGGAACTTCAAGGACAACAACGAATTGACTATCTTATGAATTTATTAGAACAATTTGCATTGAATAAAGAATAA
- the rnd gene encoding ribonuclease D, translating to MSYQFINSDVALKEFCTHLQISNGLALDTEFMRTKTFYPSLALLQVYDGINLALIDPLLIEDWQPFVDILKNNKIEKYFHACSEDIEVFIRHFDCVPENILDSQILASFLDNPLSSGYATLIDKYLSIKLDKSETRTDWLQRPLTDRQCLYAANDVLYLLPLMHKLKSLLFDNGFLNAAYEECLNAVKRRSQSPQADEAYLQIKNAWQLRPIQLGYLKKLASWRFEYAKTHDMALNFVIHQDILWSLARYQPKSLSELSALGMNGKQLRLFGDTLLSILKKASEPVAQIKRMTDYPDYKKWSTLIKEAAEEISMKTGLNSELLVSKRHIEQFLRWHNHDMTEQPEILTGWRGKLFKRILIKDE from the coding sequence TTGTCTTATCAATTCATTAATAGCGATGTCGCTTTAAAAGAATTTTGTACACATTTACAAATATCAAATGGTTTGGCATTAGATACGGAATTTATGCGAACCAAAACTTTTTATCCGAGCTTAGCGTTACTACAGGTATATGATGGTATAAATCTAGCGCTTATTGATCCTTTATTAATTGAAGATTGGCAACCTTTCGTCGATATATTGAAAAACAACAAAATTGAAAAGTATTTTCATGCGTGTAGTGAAGATATTGAAGTATTTATACGTCACTTTGATTGTGTGCCTGAAAATATACTTGATAGTCAAATTTTGGCATCTTTTCTAGATAACCCACTTAGTTCGGGTTATGCAACATTAATAGACAAATATCTATCAATTAAATTGGATAAAAGTGAAACTCGCACTGATTGGTTACAACGTCCATTGACAGATAGACAATGTCTTTATGCGGCGAATGATGTGTTATATCTTTTACCATTAATGCATAAATTAAAATCGTTACTTTTTGATAATGGTTTTTTAAATGCAGCCTATGAGGAATGCCTTAATGCAGTAAAACGTCGTAGCCAATCACCTCAAGCTGATGAGGCTTATTTACAAATCAAAAATGCTTGGCAACTGCGCCCCATACAATTAGGCTATTTGAAAAAACTAGCAAGTTGGCGTTTTGAATATGCTAAAACTCATGATATGGCACTTAATTTTGTAATTCATCAAGATATACTTTGGTCTTTAGCGCGTTATCAGCCAAAATCATTAAGTGAATTATCAGCTTTAGGTATGAATGGCAAACAATTACGTTTATTTGGTGATACGCTTTTATCTATCCTCAAAAAAGCGAGTGAACCAGTAGCGCAGATCAAGCGCATGACTGATTATCCTGATTATAAAAAATGGTCAACGCTCATCAAAGAAGCTGCTGAAGAGATCTCAATGAAAACAGGTTTAAATAGTGAGCTTTTAGTGAGTAAACGACATATTGAACAATTTTTAAGATGGCATAATCATGATATGACTGAGCAGCCCGAAATCTTAACAGGCTGGCGTGGTAAGTTATTTAAAAGAATATTAATTAAGGATGAATGA
- a CDS encoding DUF945 family protein — translation MKKKLLLAGILLVVGGTYTIASWQVGNQIEAGIDTNLKNVLAKIRAEYPDSHVYAELSDYQKGIFSSTVRLKVEFADYNDMNFDDIIKIHHGPFPLYSFTEGDFYPKLAVITYDLDKKYNEDLWEMAGNKPFINLSLTRYFDNTNKIVLKNAAIHKFEDSNSIDLSANKMIINYDSTTDLLQTNLSINNFTLIKNNKKIELKDLSLISDSKQNSDNMKIVGKLVLNLGSLSISDDEYEVEKTFKINGLSINQDSLQNNNNISSNSSLLIDSIYFNKQNLGKFKANMDLGFVYDFNNTSEYTLKTNQLSFETMHGSLEADINMKMKTDNLFKNPFSFGSFNNYEFLQTRIELPYNALFSIIARCQNSEKTTISQEDIDQATYQTIPFISMMTARTPFIVIKNDENDFSKNVISSSIYYSPRENKLEINGKSYDPLEFGF, via the coding sequence ATGAAAAAAAAATTATTACTAGCAGGAATCCTACTTGTAGTTGGCGGTACCTATACCATAGCTTCATGGCAAGTTGGCAATCAAATTGAAGCTGGAATTGATACGAATTTAAAAAATGTTTTAGCTAAAATAAGAGCAGAATATCCAGATTCACATGTTTATGCTGAATTAAGCGATTATCAAAAAGGGATATTTTCTAGTACAGTTCGTCTTAAAGTAGAATTTGCTGATTATAATGATATGAATTTTGATGATATAATTAAAATACATCATGGACCATTCCCACTATATAGTTTTACCGAAGGTGATTTTTATCCTAAACTTGCCGTGATTACCTATGATTTAGATAAAAAATATAATGAAGATTTATGGGAAATGGCAGGAAATAAACCTTTCATTAATCTTTCTTTAACAAGATATTTTGATAATACTAATAAAATCGTGTTAAAAAATGCGGCAATTCATAAATTTGAAGATTCAAATTCTATTGATCTAAGTGCTAACAAAATGATAATAAATTATGATTCCACTACAGATTTATTACAAACAAATCTGTCAATAAATAATTTCACATTAATTAAAAATAATAAAAAAATAGAACTCAAAGACTTATCATTAATTAGCGATTCTAAACAAAATTCGGATAATATGAAAATTGTGGGGAAATTAGTATTAAATCTTGGTTCTCTATCTATTTCTGATGATGAGTATGAAGTTGAAAAAACATTCAAAATTAATGGATTATCTATTAATCAGGATTCATTGCAAAATAATAATAATATTTCGAGTAATTCATCGCTTTTAATTGATAGTATATATTTTAATAAACAAAATTTAGGTAAATTTAAAGCAAATATGGATTTAGGATTTGTCTATGACTTCAATAATACTAGTGAATATACACTAAAAACTAATCAACTTTCATTTGAAACAATGCATGGTTCACTTGAAGCTGACATTAATATGAAGATGAAGACTGATAACTTGTTTAAAAATCCATTCTCTTTCGGTTCCTTTAATAATTATGAATTTTTACAAACTCGTATTGAATTACCTTACAACGCACTATTTTCAATAATCGCTAGATGCCAAAATAGTGAAAAAACAACAATTTCACAAGAAGACATTGATCAAGCCACTTATCAAACGATACCGTTTATTAGTATGATGACAGCAAGAACGCCATTTATTGTTATTAAAAACGATGAAAATGATTTTTCTAAAAATGTTATCTCTAGTAGCATATATTATTCACCAAGAGAAAATAAACTAGAAATTAATGGTAAATCCTACGATCCGTTAGAATTTGGTTTCTAA
- the lolC gene encoding lipoprotein-releasing ABC transporter permease subunit LolC has translation MFYPLPFFIGLRYAYSRKSDSFGRFVSWLSMIGIMLGSFGLIVIMSVMNGFENEMQKNILQFIPQAQITTQTHRLNFIDYPKTVVPNNDHIKHITPLITGDVIIQSPNNITMSTIVGVDPNEFDPITSYIYLGNLSDLKPNEYKIIIGDYLASKLNVGVGDKLRLMVTDASQITPVGKIPSQRLFEVAGIFSVNHDIDQSIIYLNINDAAKLMRYPSDTITSWRLTLDNPLNIQSIVAQPLSKQLQFNDWRDKRGELFQAIRMEKNVMALLISLIVIVAAFNIITSLSLLVMEKQTEIAILKTQGLNRFKTMLIFIIQGASSGIIGSLIGCSIGLIFALSLAKFNLTFSGIPLPSIVDSKQVIIVFISLLLLSILSTLYPAYRAASTQPAEALRYE, from the coding sequence ATGTTTTATCCTTTGCCGTTCTTTATCGGTCTACGCTATGCCTACAGTAGAAAATCAGATAGCTTTGGTCGTTTTGTCTCTTGGTTATCAATGATTGGCATTATGTTAGGCTCATTTGGTTTAATCGTTATTATGTCAGTTATGAATGGATTTGAAAATGAGATGCAAAAAAATATTCTACAATTTATTCCGCAAGCTCAAATAACGACTCAAACACATCGTTTAAATTTCATAGATTATCCAAAAACAGTGGTTCCTAATAATGACCATATTAAGCATATTACACCATTAATTACTGGTGATGTGATTATTCAAAGTCCAAACAATATTACGATGAGTACAATAGTAGGGGTGGATCCAAACGAATTTGATCCTATCACTTCGTATATTTATTTGGGTAATTTATCAGATCTTAAACCGAATGAGTATAAAATTATTATTGGCGATTATCTAGCTAGCAAACTTAATGTTGGCGTTGGTGATAAATTACGTTTAATGGTAACTGATGCTAGCCAAATAACACCTGTAGGCAAAATCCCAAGCCAAAGACTTTTTGAAGTTGCAGGTATATTTTCTGTTAATCACGATATTGATCAATCAATCATTTATCTAAATATCAACGATGCAGCAAAATTAATGCGTTATCCATCTGATACGATTACAAGTTGGCGATTAACTTTAGACAATCCATTAAATATACAGTCTATTGTGGCACAACCATTGAGTAAACAATTACAATTTAACGATTGGCGCGATAAACGAGGTGAATTATTTCAAGCCATACGAATGGAAAAGAATGTTATGGCTTTATTAATTAGTCTTATCGTTATTGTTGCCGCATTTAATATAATTACTTCATTAAGCTTGCTTGTTATGGAAAAACAAACAGAAATTGCAATTTTAAAAACTCAAGGTTTAAACCGTTTTAAAACCATGCTGATTTTTATTATCCAAGGTGCCAGTTCAGGTATTATAGGATCGTTGATTGGATGTTCAATTGGACTGATTTTCGCATTGAGTTTAGCCAAATTTAATTTAACTTTTTCTGGTATCCCTTTACCTTCCATAGTTGATTCAAAACAAGTTATAATAGTCTTTATTTCATTGTTATTATTATCAATTTTGTCAACTCTTTATCCCGCTTATCGAGCGGCCAGTACTCAACCAGCAGAGGCATTACGTTATGAATAA
- the crcB gene encoding fluoride efflux transporter CrcB: MLKTMFAIILGSSMGGLLRWLLSIRFNTLITIPFGTLLSNLIAGYIIGFAMMFFSHNPNISSEWRLFIMTGFCGGLSTFSTFSVEVISFFQRGQIALGCSTIFIHVMGSLLMTILGIITFQYLK; encoded by the coding sequence ATGTTAAAAACTATGTTTGCCATAATACTTGGTTCAAGTATGGGAGGTTTATTACGTTGGTTATTATCAATACGTTTTAACACATTGATAACAATCCCTTTTGGTACTTTATTATCGAATCTTATTGCTGGCTACATTATAGGTTTTGCGATGATGTTTTTTTCCCATAATCCTAATATTTCATCTGAATGGCGTTTATTCATTATGACGGGGTTCTGTGGTGGACTTTCAACATTTTCCACCTTTTCAGTCGAAGTAATTTCATTTTTTCAGCGTGGGCAAATTGCTTTAGGTTGTTCAACTATTTTTATTCATGTTATGGGCTCATTATTAATGACAATATTAGGTATCATAACCTTTCAATACTTAAAATAA
- the lolD gene encoding lipoprotein-releasing ABC transporter ATP-binding protein LolD: MESKPLIKTIDLCKSYQEGKVSTEVLRSINFNIMPKTMNAIIGSSGSGKSTLLHLLGGLDTASSGDILFNSQSISQLSESQKANLRNKEIGFVYQFHHLLSDFNALENIAMPLMIAGINHKQSYEHAYEMLESINLLHRAKHRPSELSGGERQRIAIGRALINNPSIVMADEPTGNLDQNTAESIFELLINLNQKHGTAFLVVTHDLTLAQKMKYQYVMTSGTLKPINHQGS, from the coding sequence ATGGAAAGTAAACCACTTATTAAAACGATTGACCTATGTAAAAGTTACCAAGAAGGTAAGGTTAGCACTGAAGTATTAAGATCAATTAATTTCAATATTATGCCTAAAACTATGAATGCGATAATTGGCAGTTCAGGTTCAGGTAAGAGTACTTTATTACATCTTCTAGGAGGCTTAGATACCGCTTCATCGGGTGATATATTATTTAATTCTCAATCTATTTCACAATTATCAGAATCGCAAAAAGCAAATTTACGTAATAAAGAAATTGGTTTTGTTTATCAATTTCATCATTTGCTATCTGACTTTAACGCATTAGAAAATATAGCGATGCCATTAATGATAGCAGGTATTAATCATAAACAATCATATGAACATGCATATGAAATGCTTGAGTCAATAAATCTACTTCATAGAGCAAAACATCGACCTTCTGAATTATCCGGAGGTGAACGGCAACGTATAGCAATTGGTAGGGCATTGATAAATAATCCTTCAATCGTAATGGCGGATGAACCTACTGGTAATTTAGATCAGAATACGGCTGAGTCGATCTTTGAATTATTAATCAATCTTAACCAAAAACATGGAACGGCTTTTTTAGTTGTTACGCATGACTTAACATTAGCCCAAAAGATGAAATACCAATATGTGATGACATCAGGCACGTTAAAACCAATAAATCATCAAGGATCGTAA
- a CDS encoding DUF945 family protein yields MKKSALIVGIVGILAISYTGSSWYFGSKIKHTVYETLPLVQQRLNDILADNDLFYDKEIQLVISEYEQNIFSSDLKIEIVLIDNYGLTQKEIKLLDSKEPYSYEELARFSDYLTIYHGPFPIFSILKGDLIPKQALLTYQLTKTPKFIQKAIDNKPLLTLEANFDLNDNSHVIIETPPINIKNRDYSLTVSANKVILDQSTDGDLFNQHSDFIIKNIDFTVYSPYFDIIFKLDNFNLQSNVNYDFIKKNFSATAKMQTNEFSITDKSETSVRFKDILLLTNQDTINSTGTINFDIGSITYSEQNLGKFNTKLSYHAKDSRDLFENMELDIENISLETSQGTLKAQYKNKYFMKSDLYYDPSDIFSENEFNELNIETHVSLPAKALALLSSQFQNKHQIISFPDLFIDPKRQIASNWLTIRESYTYDDYTFYPFFVINEDNNSIESNIIISLEDNKMIINGKSIDYDYTQRVVDNFDKDLFFSYYINIPEVDKVYEE; encoded by the coding sequence ATGAAGAAAAGTGCATTAATCGTTGGAATAGTAGGAATATTAGCAATTAGTTATACAGGGAGTTCATGGTATTTTGGTTCTAAAATTAAACATACCGTTTATGAAACATTACCCCTTGTACAACAAAGATTAAATGATATTTTAGCAGACAATGATTTGTTTTATGATAAAGAAATCCAATTAGTTATTAGTGAATATGAACAAAATATTTTTAGCAGCGATTTGAAAATAGAAATTGTTCTAATAGATAATTATGGATTAACACAAAAGGAAATTAAGTTACTTGACTCTAAAGAACCTTATTCATATGAAGAGCTGGCAAGATTTAGCGATTATTTAACTATCTATCATGGTCCATTTCCTATTTTTAGCATTTTAAAGGGTGATCTGATCCCTAAACAGGCTTTACTAACTTATCAATTAACTAAAACACCTAAATTTATACAAAAAGCGATTGATAATAAGCCTTTATTAACATTAGAGGCTAATTTTGATCTTAATGATAATAGTCATGTCATTATAGAAACCCCTCCCATCAACATCAAAAACCGAGATTATTCTTTAACCGTCAGTGCCAACAAAGTTATTTTAGACCAATCAACTGATGGTGACTTATTTAATCAACACTCAGATTTCATTATTAAAAATATTGATTTTACAGTTTATAGTCCCTATTTTGACATAATCTTTAAACTGGATAATTTTAATTTACAGAGCAATGTAAATTATGATTTCATAAAAAAGAATTTTTCTGCCACTGCCAAGATGCAAACTAATGAATTCAGTATAACGGATAAATCTGAAACGAGCGTTCGTTTCAAAGATATTTTATTACTGACTAATCAAGATACTATAAACAGCACAGGAACCATTAATTTCGATATTGGAAGCATTACCTATAGTGAGCAAAACCTAGGTAAGTTCAATACAAAACTATCTTATCATGCAAAAGATAGTAGAGATTTATTTGAAAATATGGAATTAGATATTGAAAATATTTCCTTAGAGACATCTCAAGGTACACTTAAAGCACAGTATAAAAATAAATATTTTATGAAAAGTGACCTTTATTACGATCCTTCTGATATTTTTTCAGAAAATGAATTCAATGAACTCAATATTGAGACACATGTCAGTTTGCCTGCTAAAGCTTTAGCATTATTGTCTTCTCAGTTTCAAAACAAGCATCAAATAATCAGCTTTCCTGATTTATTCATAGATCCAAAACGTCAAATTGCTAGTAATTGGTTAACAATCCGTGAATCATATACTTATGATGATTACACTTTTTATCCATTCTTTGTTATCAACGAAGATAATAATAGTATTGAATCTAATATCATTATCTCATTAGAGGATAACAAAATGATAATTAATGGTAAATCAATCGATTATGATTATACCCAACGTGTAGTTGATAATTTTGATAAAGATTTATTCTTTAGCTATTATATTAATATTCCTGAAGTTGATAAGGTTTATGAGGAATAA